The Pseudomonadota bacterium region AGAGCTTCGGGCAGGGGACCGCACGTTCAGCGAAGATGTGGAGCTCTTGCGGCGGATGCTTGAAAGCTGAATGTTTTGACTGCAGAAAACGGAAAGAAAAATTGTTTGTTATCCTGAGGGGCCCGTCTGCTGAAGCCCTGGCGAAGGTAGCAGCGAAAGAACTTGCTCTTCGAAAGGAAAGATCCTTCAGTCGCATTGCTCCTTCAGATGACAGAAGGGATCGGGACAGGATAAATGACCCTCTGCATCGCATTCAGAATTCACCATACGCAGAGTCACCGCGGAAACGGTAGAAGCAGCATGGGGACTGCTGAAAGGTCTGGTGGAGGAACAGAATGCTGGCAGATGGTTCACGGCAGATTTTGGGACGTTCAGGCAGTATGTCCTGTCCGGCGATCCCGATATGAAGGACACTGTGCTGCTGGCCTTTCCGGAACAGGGAGGCGAGCCGGCCGGACTGGTGTCATTTTACTATCGCTTTTCCTTTTACCGGACCAGGCCAATCCTGAGCATGCGCAGCCTGTTTGTGGCCCCTGCGTTCCGTGGC contains the following coding sequences:
- a CDS encoding GNAT family N-acetyltransferase codes for the protein MEEQNAGRWFTADFGTFRQYVLSGDPDMKDTVLLAFPEQGGEPAGLVSFYYRFSFYRTRPILSMRSLFVAPAFRGRKVGQLLVRDVMRRGLDKGCCGMGWDIFPDNEGATRFYDRLGLKPDADRFVHYWADETQMKEFVSGA